One genomic region from Haladaptatus caseinilyticus encodes:
- a CDS encoding HpcH/HpaI aldolase family protein: protein MTELRRAVHAGDPVVGTWVTIGHPAVAEISGELGFDFVVIDAEHSSMSISTVENLVRAVDAANGETKSIVRLPDDDPTRIKRALDTGVSGVIAPMIETAEQARSVVEATRYPPDGVRGVAGSRASAYGLELDDYFERANDELLVMVQIESAKGVGHVGSIAAVDGVDALFVGPTDLSASLGQFGETDSLDTEISAVLDAVGESDTAVGTIALDPEDVERWAETGFDFQVVGIDMDYLIHGAERAKQRYEDVLR, encoded by the coding sequence ATGACCGAACTCAGACGCGCGGTGCATGCGGGTGATCCCGTCGTCGGAACGTGGGTTACGATCGGACATCCGGCAGTCGCCGAGATAAGCGGTGAACTCGGCTTCGACTTCGTCGTCATCGATGCAGAACACTCCTCGATGTCGATTTCGACCGTCGAAAACCTCGTCCGCGCCGTGGATGCGGCGAACGGCGAGACGAAATCGATCGTCCGCTTGCCCGACGACGATCCGACCCGAATCAAGCGGGCCCTCGACACCGGTGTTTCCGGTGTAATCGCTCCTATGATAGAGACGGCAGAACAAGCCCGTTCGGTGGTCGAAGCGACGCGCTACCCTCCGGATGGGGTTCGAGGCGTTGCCGGTTCGCGGGCATCGGCGTATGGACTCGAGCTGGATGATTACTTCGAACGTGCGAACGACGAACTCCTCGTGATGGTGCAGATAGAATCGGCAAAGGGCGTGGGACACGTGGGATCTATCGCGGCCGTGGATGGCGTCGATGCACTGTTCGTCGGTCCGACGGACCTTTCGGCGTCGCTGGGTCAGTTCGGCGAGACGGATTCGCTCGACACCGAAATTTCCGCTGTCTTGGACGCAGTCGGTGAGTCGGATACTGCCGTCGGAACTATCGCACTCGATCCGGAGGACGTTGAACGGTGGGCGGAAACGGGATTCGACTTCCAGGTCGTCGGTATCGATATGGACTATCTCATCCACGGCGCGGAGCGCGCGAAACAACGCTACGAGGATGTACTTCGATGA
- a CDS encoding DUF7521 family protein, giving the protein MQPIEITYIILSAVLAMTGLTMVGLAMRAYLQTNRRSMLVLCIGFSILVAAAIATTVSAFLYDFQNSRVLLTVNYGVSTVGYLFVIYSVTGAD; this is encoded by the coding sequence ATGCAACCTATCGAAATCACCTATATCATACTCAGTGCCGTCCTCGCGATGACGGGCCTTACCATGGTGGGGCTAGCGATGCGAGCGTATCTGCAGACCAATCGTCGGTCCATGCTCGTCCTCTGTATCGGCTTTTCGATACTCGTCGCGGCCGCTATCGCAACGACGGTCAGCGCGTTCCTGTACGACTTCCAAAACAGCCGTGTACTTTTGACGGTGAACTACGGCGTTTCGACTGTCGGCTACCTATTCGTCATTTACAGTGTAACAGGAGCGGACTGA
- a CDS encoding FAD-binding and (Fe-S)-binding domain-containing protein has product METRDETPDFETYRESLGHEPQEVHPELASDLRSTIDGEVRFDKYTQLLYATDGSIYQALPAGVVFPTGIEDVQAAIRIAQTHDAPVLPRGAGSSLAGQTVGTDCIILDFSRHMDDILDVDTESRQAIVEPGVVQDDLDDHLSRWGLKFAPDPASSNRATIGGGIGNNSTGAHSVRYGITDEYTAELDVVLADGSLIHTREIEVDGDEWDTIVDKDDREAELYRTVRKLVAENDDEIESRYPTLKRSVSGYNLHKVVYERDGETYMNLSKLFVGAEGTLGVVVGATLDLVSRPKDTALALYCYDDLVSALSAVPDALEFDASAVELMDDEVFRLARESTEFAEYADPIPENAEAGLMLEFDSELHSDFEDAIAETNAHFVHAGDAFDVLEAYSDDDQARLWKLRKAAIPLLMSMEGDPKPYPFIEDASVPPEELAEYVREFMAILDDHDTTAAYFAHAGSGTLHIRPILNLKDADGIETMHSIAEDVTSLVLSHHGSFSGEHGDGLARTEFNPKLYGPQLWNAFKDLKTAFDPDWRLNPGKVVFRDDEADMREHLRYGPEYSSLELRTVQDFSDEGGFSHLVELCNGCGTCRQTGSETMCPSYRGMKDEMTTTRGRANLLRAAISGELPADELHTDQFQREVLDLCLGCKGCARDCPTGVDLAKLKAEVKHARHQKQGASLRDRFFAEAERVSALGSALAPISNWVTKLPGTGFFAEKTLGIAPERDLPRFASETFTEWFESRGAQIPPDIASERVLFVPDTFTNYSYPEPGKAAVRVLEAAGVHVQVPDDLSATGRAAYSEGFLDDAREKAQTNVSLLENRVDDGWSVVFVEPSDAVMFQDEYRDLLSDSAVETVASNTFSVCEFIDRNRLDDDIEFGAVDESLAYHGHCNQKAVRTDHHAVGVLRRAGYEVDPLDSGCCGMAGSFGYRTDQYDLSQAIGRILFEQVDESDAETVVAPGASCRTQFEGRGTRPPHPIEKVAAALHRS; this is encoded by the coding sequence ATGGAAACACGGGACGAAACTCCCGACTTCGAAACGTACCGCGAGTCACTCGGTCACGAACCACAGGAAGTTCACCCCGAACTCGCCTCCGACCTTCGTTCCACCATCGACGGCGAAGTTCGGTTCGACAAGTACACACAACTGCTGTACGCCACCGACGGGAGTATTTACCAAGCGCTTCCTGCAGGTGTGGTTTTTCCGACAGGCATCGAAGACGTACAGGCAGCGATTCGCATCGCACAAACACACGACGCGCCAGTTCTTCCGCGTGGTGCTGGATCATCGCTCGCCGGACAAACGGTCGGCACGGACTGTATCATCCTCGACTTCTCTCGCCACATGGACGACATACTCGACGTGGATACCGAATCCCGACAGGCAATCGTGGAACCCGGCGTCGTACAGGACGATTTGGACGACCATCTCTCTCGATGGGGATTAAAATTTGCGCCCGACCCCGCGTCCTCGAACCGCGCAACCATTGGTGGCGGTATCGGAAACAACTCGACCGGCGCGCACTCGGTTCGGTATGGTATCACGGACGAATACACCGCGGAACTGGACGTCGTGCTCGCCGACGGGTCGTTGATTCACACCCGCGAAATCGAAGTTGACGGCGACGAATGGGACACAATCGTCGATAAGGACGACCGGGAGGCGGAACTGTATCGAACCGTCCGGAAACTGGTCGCCGAAAACGACGACGAAATCGAATCGCGCTATCCCACACTCAAGCGTTCCGTCAGCGGGTACAACCTCCACAAGGTCGTTTACGAGCGAGACGGTGAGACGTACATGAACCTCTCGAAACTGTTCGTCGGAGCTGAAGGGACCTTGGGGGTCGTCGTCGGCGCGACGCTCGATTTGGTATCACGCCCCAAAGACACCGCGCTCGCGCTCTACTGCTACGACGACCTCGTTTCCGCGCTCTCCGCAGTGCCCGACGCACTCGAATTCGACGCGAGCGCCGTCGAACTGATGGACGACGAGGTGTTCCGCCTGGCCCGTGAATCGACCGAATTTGCCGAGTACGCCGACCCGATTCCGGAGAACGCGGAGGCGGGTCTAATGTTGGAGTTCGATTCCGAACTCCACTCGGATTTCGAGGACGCCATCGCGGAGACGAACGCTCACTTTGTCCACGCTGGCGACGCCTTCGACGTGCTGGAGGCCTATTCGGACGACGACCAGGCGCGCCTCTGGAAACTCCGGAAAGCGGCGATTCCGCTTTTGATGAGTATGGAGGGTGACCCGAAACCGTACCCCTTCATCGAAGATGCCTCGGTTCCCCCCGAAGAGTTGGCCGAGTACGTTCGGGAGTTCATGGCGATTCTGGACGACCACGATACCACTGCGGCCTACTTCGCACACGCCGGAAGCGGTACCCTCCATATCCGACCGATTCTGAACTTGAAAGACGCCGATGGCATCGAGACGATGCATTCCATCGCCGAGGACGTAACGTCGCTCGTCCTCTCCCATCATGGGTCGTTCTCCGGCGAACACGGTGACGGCCTGGCCAGAACGGAGTTCAACCCGAAACTGTACGGCCCGCAACTCTGGAACGCGTTCAAGGACCTCAAAACCGCATTCGACCCGGATTGGCGACTGAACCCCGGAAAGGTCGTCTTTCGCGACGACGAAGCGGATATGCGCGAACATCTCAGATACGGTCCCGAATACTCATCGCTAGAACTACGAACGGTTCAGGATTTTTCCGATGAGGGAGGCTTCTCACACCTCGTCGAACTATGTAACGGTTGTGGGACTTGTCGGCAAACCGGGAGCGAGACGATGTGTCCGTCCTACCGCGGCATGAAAGACGAGATGACGACGACACGAGGACGGGCAAACCTTCTCCGGGCCGCAATCAGCGGTGAACTCCCGGCCGATGAACTGCACACCGACCAGTTCCAACGTGAGGTGTTGGATCTCTGTCTCGGGTGTAAGGGGTGTGCTCGCGATTGTCCGACCGGGGTGGACCTCGCAAAACTGAAAGCCGAGGTAAAACACGCCCGTCATCAAAAACAGGGCGCGAGTCTCCGCGACCGGTTTTTCGCCGAGGCGGAGCGCGTTTCGGCCCTCGGAAGCGCACTTGCACCCATTTCGAACTGGGTCACGAAACTGCCAGGAACGGGATTCTTCGCGGAAAAAACGCTCGGAATCGCACCCGAACGCGACCTGCCGCGATTCGCTAGCGAGACGTTCACCGAATGGTTCGAATCTCGTGGGGCCCAAATCCCACCCGATATCGCCAGCGAGCGCGTCCTCTTCGTTCCGGACACGTTCACGAACTACAGCTATCCGGAACCAGGAAAAGCCGCCGTTCGGGTGCTCGAAGCCGCGGGCGTTCATGTGCAGGTTCCGGACGACCTTTCGGCGACCGGCCGTGCCGCCTATTCGGAAGGCTTCTTGGACGATGCGCGCGAAAAGGCGCAAACGAACGTTTCGCTCCTCGAAAATCGCGTCGATGATGGTTGGTCGGTCGTCTTCGTGGAACCGTCCGATGCGGTAATGTTCCAGGACGAATACCGTGATTTGCTCTCCGATTCGGCCGTCGAAACGGTCGCGTCGAACACCTTCAGCGTCTGTGAGTTCATCGACCGCAACCGATTGGACGATGACATCGAGTTCGGTGCCGTCGATGAATCGCTCGCCTATCACGGCCACTGTAATCAAAAGGCCGTTCGTACGGATCACCACGCCGTCGGCGTCCTCAGGCGGGCGGGCTACGAGGTCGACCCGCTGGACAGCGGGTGTTGTGGCATGGCGGGCAGCTTCGGCTACCGCACCGACCAGTACGACCTCTCACAGGCCATCGGGCGAATCCTGTTCGAACAAGTGGACGAGAGCGACGCCGAAACCGTCGTCGCTCCCGGCGCGTCCTGTCGAACTCAGTTCGAAGGTCGCGGAACGCGTCCGCCACACCCGATCGAGAAGGTCGCGGCGGCGCTCCATCGTTCGTAA
- a CDS encoding PadR family transcriptional regulator, producing MHDLTGFQRDLLYVIAGLDEPHGLAIKEELEAYYEKEIHHGRLYPNLDSLVDKGLVEKGQRDRRTNYYTLTRRGAREIEARREWEEQYVGEDLAQTQTV from the coding sequence ATGCACGACCTGACTGGTTTCCAGCGAGACTTGCTGTACGTCATCGCTGGACTAGACGAACCCCACGGCCTCGCCATCAAAGAAGAACTCGAAGCTTACTACGAGAAAGAGATCCATCATGGGCGACTGTACCCCAATCTCGACTCACTCGTGGATAAAGGGCTGGTCGAGAAGGGGCAGCGAGACCGTCGGACTAACTACTACACGCTTACCCGACGCGGGGCACGCGAGATAGAGGCACGCCGAGAGTGGGAAGAGCAGTACGTCGGCGAGGACCTCGCGCAGACCCAAACCGTCTAA